The genomic DNA GGGCCGTGACGGGGTTTTGGGGGGGAAGGATCACGGCCCTAAATAAGGATGATGGTCAGGCGTATCCGTCACCGTTTGGGGATTTTACGGAAGTCCGCTTGGAACTTCGCGATCCCCAGGTCGGTGAGAGGATGGGTAAACATTTGTTTGAGCACCTTCAACGGCACGGTCGCGATATCCGCGCCGGCCAGCGCGGCATCCACCACGTGCAACGGATGGCGGATGCTGGCCACGATGATTTCGGTATCGTAGCCGTAGTTGTCGAAAATGATCTTGATCTTTTCGATCAGGTCCATGCCGACTTCGCTGACGTCGTCGAGCCGGCCGACGAACGGGCTGACGTAGGCCGCGCCCGCCTTGGCGGCGATCAACGCCTGGCTGGCCGAAAAGATCAGGGTGACGTTGCTGCGGATGCCTTCGTCGCACAAAACCCGGACCGCCTTGATGCCTTCCTCGGTCATCGGGATTTTAACCACGACGTTCGCGGCCAGTTTGGCAAGCTCACGGGCCTCGGCGATCATGCCCTTGGCGTCCTCGGCGATGACCTCAAGGCTGATCGGCCCGGAGACGAGCCGCGTGATCTCGGGCGCCACTTCCTCGAAACTCTTGCCGGTCTTCGCGATCAGCGACGGATTGGTGGTCACGCCGTCGACGAGACCCATCTCGACGCCTTGCTTGATCTCCTGGATGTCGGCGGTATCGAGGAAAAATTTCATCTTCGCGGCCCTTCGTCTAGTATTTGAAGCCGGTCGCCAGGAAGACGGCGGTTTCGGTGAAAATCGACAGTTCCAGGTTGAAGAACACGTTCTGGGTCACGAAGTAGTCGCAACCGATGAACGCGCCCCAATCCATGTCGCCCTCGATGTCGTTCGTGCTGCCGTCGAACTGCACCGCCATCCGGTCGTATTTGATGC from Myxococcales bacterium includes the following:
- the fsa gene encoding fructose-6-phosphate aldolase, yielding MKFFLDTADIQEIKQGVEMGLVDGVTTNPSLIAKTGKSFEEVAPEITRLVSGPISLEVIAEDAKGMIAEARELAKLAANVVVKIPMTEEGIKAVRVLCDEGIRSNVTLIFSASQALIAAKAGAAYVSPFVGRLDDVSEVGMDLIEKIKIIFDNYGYDTEIIVASIRHPLHVVDAALAGADIATVPLKVLKQMFTHPLTDLGIAKFQADFRKIPKR